From Elephas maximus indicus isolate mEleMax1 chromosome 1, mEleMax1 primary haplotype, whole genome shotgun sequence, a single genomic window includes:
- the PAQR8 gene encoding membrane progestin receptor beta isoform X1, with amino-acid sequence MSIGIHSTAMSLAASLLRPDRVGLTEPATAMTTAILERLSTLSVSGQQLRRLPKILEDGLPKMPCTVLETDVPQLFREPYIHAGYRPTGHEWRYYFFSLFQKHNEVVNVWTHLLAALAVLLRFWAFAEAEAFPWTSPHSLPLLLYILSSITYLTFSLLAHLLQSKSELSHYTFYFVDYIGVSVYQYGSALAHFFYSSDQAWYERFWLFFLPAAAFCGWLSCAGCCYAKYRYRRPYPVMRKICQVVPAGLAFVLDISPVAHRVALCHLAGCQEQAAWYHTLQIVFFLVSAYFFSCPVPEKYFPGSCDIVGHGHQIFHAFLSICTLSQLEAILLDFQGRQEIFLLRHSPLSIYMACLSFFFLTACSAATAAFLRHKVKARLTKKDS; translated from the exons ATGtcaattggaatccactcaacggcaatgagtttg GCTGCATCCCTGCTCCGACCTGACCGTGTTGGGTTGACGGAGCCTGCCACAGCCATGACGACCGCCATCTTGGAGCGCCTGAGCACCCTGTCTGTCAGTGGCCAGCAGCTGCGCCGCTTGCCCAAGATCCTCGAGGATGGGCTTCCCAAGATGCCTTGCACCGTCCTAGAGACAGACGTGCCTCAGCTCTTCCGCGAGCCTTACATCCACGCCGGCTACCGCCCGACAGGCCACGAGTGGCGCTACTACTTCTTCAGTCTCTTTCAGAAACACAACGAAGTGGTCAACGTCTGGACCCACTTGCTGGCGGCTCTGGCTGTCCTCTTGCGATTCTGGGCCTTTGCAGAGGCCGAGGCCTTCCCATGGACCTCCCCCCACTCCCTGCCCCTGCTCCTTTATATCCTGTCTTCAATCACTTACCTCACATTTAGCCTTCTGGCCCACCTGCTGCAGTCCAAGTCGGAGCTCTCTCACTATACCTTCTACTTTGTGGACTACATTGGAGTGAGTGTTTACCAATATGGCAGTGCCTTGGCCCACTTCTTCTATAGCTCTGACCAAGCCTGGTATGAACGGTTCTGGCTTTTCTTCTTGCCAGCAGCTGCTTTCTGTGGCTGGTTGTCTTGTGCCGGCTGTTGCTACGCCAAGTATCGTTACCGGAGGCCTTACCCAGTCATGAGGAAGATCTGTCAAGTGGTACCGGCAGGGTTGGCCTTTGTCTTAGATATCAGCCCCGTGGCACACCGTGTGGCTCTCTGCCACCTGGCTGGCTGCCAGGAGCAGGCAGCCTGGTACCACACCCTCCAGATCGTCTTCTTCCTGGTCAGCGCATACTTCTTCTCctgccctgtgcctgagaagtatTTCCCCGGCTCCTGTGACATCGTGGGCCATGGGCATCAGATCTTCCATGCCTTTCTGTCCATCTGTACGCTCTCTCAGCTGGAGGCCATCCTCTTGGACTTCCAGGGGCGCCAGGAGATCTTCCTGCTGCGCCACAGTCCCCTGTCCATCTACATGGCTTGCCTctccttctttttcttgactGCCTGCAGCGCTGCCACTGCAGCCTTCCTGAGGCACAAAGTCAAGGCCAGACTGACGAAGAAAGATTCCTGA
- the PAQR8 gene encoding membrane progestin receptor beta isoform X3 produces MTTAILERLSTLSVSGQQLRRLPKILEDGLPKMPCTVLETDVPQLFREPYIHAGYRPTGHEWRYYFFSLFQKHNEVVNVWTHLLAALAVLLRFWAFAEAEAFPWTSPHSLPLLLYILSSITYLTFSLLAHLLQSKSELSHYTFYFVDYIGVSVYQYGSALAHFFYSSDQAWYERFWLFFLPAAAFCGWLSCAGCCYAKYRYRRPYPVMRKICQVVPAGLAFVLDISPVAHRVALCHLAGCQEQAAWYHTLQIVFFLVSAYFFSCPVPEKYFPGSCDIVGHGHQIFHAFLSICTLSQLEAILLDFQGRQEIFLLRHSPLSIYMACLSFFFLTACSAATAAFLRHKVKARLTKKDS; encoded by the coding sequence ATGACGACCGCCATCTTGGAGCGCCTGAGCACCCTGTCTGTCAGTGGCCAGCAGCTGCGCCGCTTGCCCAAGATCCTCGAGGATGGGCTTCCCAAGATGCCTTGCACCGTCCTAGAGACAGACGTGCCTCAGCTCTTCCGCGAGCCTTACATCCACGCCGGCTACCGCCCGACAGGCCACGAGTGGCGCTACTACTTCTTCAGTCTCTTTCAGAAACACAACGAAGTGGTCAACGTCTGGACCCACTTGCTGGCGGCTCTGGCTGTCCTCTTGCGATTCTGGGCCTTTGCAGAGGCCGAGGCCTTCCCATGGACCTCCCCCCACTCCCTGCCCCTGCTCCTTTATATCCTGTCTTCAATCACTTACCTCACATTTAGCCTTCTGGCCCACCTGCTGCAGTCCAAGTCGGAGCTCTCTCACTATACCTTCTACTTTGTGGACTACATTGGAGTGAGTGTTTACCAATATGGCAGTGCCTTGGCCCACTTCTTCTATAGCTCTGACCAAGCCTGGTATGAACGGTTCTGGCTTTTCTTCTTGCCAGCAGCTGCTTTCTGTGGCTGGTTGTCTTGTGCCGGCTGTTGCTACGCCAAGTATCGTTACCGGAGGCCTTACCCAGTCATGAGGAAGATCTGTCAAGTGGTACCGGCAGGGTTGGCCTTTGTCTTAGATATCAGCCCCGTGGCACACCGTGTGGCTCTCTGCCACCTGGCTGGCTGCCAGGAGCAGGCAGCCTGGTACCACACCCTCCAGATCGTCTTCTTCCTGGTCAGCGCATACTTCTTCTCctgccctgtgcctgagaagtatTTCCCCGGCTCCTGTGACATCGTGGGCCATGGGCATCAGATCTTCCATGCCTTTCTGTCCATCTGTACGCTCTCTCAGCTGGAGGCCATCCTCTTGGACTTCCAGGGGCGCCAGGAGATCTTCCTGCTGCGCCACAGTCCCCTGTCCATCTACATGGCTTGCCTctccttctttttcttgactGCCTGCAGCGCTGCCACTGCAGCCTTCCTGAGGCACAAAGTCAAGGCCAGACTGACGAAGAAAGATTCCTGA
- the PAQR8 gene encoding membrane progestin receptor beta isoform X2 — translation MKAASLLRPDRVGLTEPATAMTTAILERLSTLSVSGQQLRRLPKILEDGLPKMPCTVLETDVPQLFREPYIHAGYRPTGHEWRYYFFSLFQKHNEVVNVWTHLLAALAVLLRFWAFAEAEAFPWTSPHSLPLLLYILSSITYLTFSLLAHLLQSKSELSHYTFYFVDYIGVSVYQYGSALAHFFYSSDQAWYERFWLFFLPAAAFCGWLSCAGCCYAKYRYRRPYPVMRKICQVVPAGLAFVLDISPVAHRVALCHLAGCQEQAAWYHTLQIVFFLVSAYFFSCPVPEKYFPGSCDIVGHGHQIFHAFLSICTLSQLEAILLDFQGRQEIFLLRHSPLSIYMACLSFFFLTACSAATAAFLRHKVKARLTKKDS, via the exons atgaag GCTGCATCCCTGCTCCGACCTGACCGTGTTGGGTTGACGGAGCCTGCCACAGCCATGACGACCGCCATCTTGGAGCGCCTGAGCACCCTGTCTGTCAGTGGCCAGCAGCTGCGCCGCTTGCCCAAGATCCTCGAGGATGGGCTTCCCAAGATGCCTTGCACCGTCCTAGAGACAGACGTGCCTCAGCTCTTCCGCGAGCCTTACATCCACGCCGGCTACCGCCCGACAGGCCACGAGTGGCGCTACTACTTCTTCAGTCTCTTTCAGAAACACAACGAAGTGGTCAACGTCTGGACCCACTTGCTGGCGGCTCTGGCTGTCCTCTTGCGATTCTGGGCCTTTGCAGAGGCCGAGGCCTTCCCATGGACCTCCCCCCACTCCCTGCCCCTGCTCCTTTATATCCTGTCTTCAATCACTTACCTCACATTTAGCCTTCTGGCCCACCTGCTGCAGTCCAAGTCGGAGCTCTCTCACTATACCTTCTACTTTGTGGACTACATTGGAGTGAGTGTTTACCAATATGGCAGTGCCTTGGCCCACTTCTTCTATAGCTCTGACCAAGCCTGGTATGAACGGTTCTGGCTTTTCTTCTTGCCAGCAGCTGCTTTCTGTGGCTGGTTGTCTTGTGCCGGCTGTTGCTACGCCAAGTATCGTTACCGGAGGCCTTACCCAGTCATGAGGAAGATCTGTCAAGTGGTACCGGCAGGGTTGGCCTTTGTCTTAGATATCAGCCCCGTGGCACACCGTGTGGCTCTCTGCCACCTGGCTGGCTGCCAGGAGCAGGCAGCCTGGTACCACACCCTCCAGATCGTCTTCTTCCTGGTCAGCGCATACTTCTTCTCctgccctgtgcctgagaagtatTTCCCCGGCTCCTGTGACATCGTGGGCCATGGGCATCAGATCTTCCATGCCTTTCTGTCCATCTGTACGCTCTCTCAGCTGGAGGCCATCCTCTTGGACTTCCAGGGGCGCCAGGAGATCTTCCTGCTGCGCCACAGTCCCCTGTCCATCTACATGGCTTGCCTctccttctttttcttgactGCCTGCAGCGCTGCCACTGCAGCCTTCCTGAGGCACAAAGTCAAGGCCAGACTGACGAAGAAAGATTCCTGA